In one Butyrivibrio proteoclasticus B316 genomic region, the following are encoded:
- a CDS encoding thiamine diphosphokinase has protein sequence MQSNATQPKCIIISAGTFVPLEIPINEGDYVIACDAGFKYAQQLGILPDLIVGDFDSASEAEPDVIRGINEIKEHDPDRVVQLEVRKDDTDTIKAVKIALSKGYRKFYLYGTLGGKRFDHTIANIQTLLYIKHNGGRGYIFDADRMIMIAENESIKFHKGNTGYISVFSLSERALGVTLRGLMYNLENGELKNDFPLGVSNEFIIDEEAEISVKDGTLLIITEFQ, from the coding sequence ATGCAATCAAATGCTACTCAGCCAAAATGTATAATAATATCAGCGGGGACTTTTGTTCCTTTGGAGATCCCTATAAATGAAGGCGATTATGTTATAGCCTGCGATGCAGGATTTAAGTATGCTCAGCAGCTTGGAATACTTCCTGATCTTATAGTTGGAGATTTTGATTCTGCTAGTGAAGCAGAGCCCGATGTTATAAGAGGAATCAATGAAATCAAGGAGCATGACCCTGACAGAGTGGTTCAACTTGAAGTTAGAAAAGATGACACAGATACGATAAAAGCTGTCAAAATAGCGCTTTCTAAGGGATACCGTAAATTCTATCTGTATGGAACACTTGGCGGTAAGAGATTTGATCATACAATTGCCAATATACAGACTCTTTTGTATATCAAGCACAATGGTGGGCGAGGATATATATTTGACGCTGATAGAATGATCATGATAGCTGAGAATGAGTCGATTAAGTTTCATAAGGGAAACACCGGATATATATCTGTTTTTTCTCTTTCTGAGAGAGCCCTGGGAGTCACATTAAGAGGACTAATGTATAATCTAGAAAACGGCGAGCTCAAAAATGATTTTCCTCTTGGTGTCAGCAACGAGTTTATAATTGATGAAGAAGCAGAAATATCTGTAAAAGATGGTACGCTCTTAATAATTACAGAGTTTCAATAA
- a CDS encoding cation diffusion facilitator family transporter — MICFLARFFIKDYEQYKMPGVRQGYGLLSGILGIILNIFLFATKFIAGIISGSISIFGDAFNNLSDAASSIVTFIGFKLAGEEADEQHPFGHGRLEYVAGLIVSLFIILTGCEVARTSVNKIINPEPVEFNATIAVILVVSILVKLLMFQGNLQAADKIDSKTLKSVAMDSISDVFTTSVVLASSIFAYKTGIIVDGYFGVFVGFFIIKTGYESAKDTINPLLGEPPSKEFVEDVKNIVMSHDGILGVHDLLVHNYGPSRIIMSLHVEVPDNQNIVTVHDLIDDIENELRQKYHCTAVIHMDPVSLHDEETEMEKAFVKSLLNGLDPKLKFHDLRLVHSNEEERRLSFDVITPYKYDLSDDDIKNYLIEHMRNIDPRVTCDITIDKEDA, encoded by the coding sequence ATGATCTGTTTTTTGGCGCGTTTTTTTATAAAAGACTATGAACAGTATAAAATGCCCGGTGTCAGACAAGGGTATGGTTTACTTAGCGGAATTCTGGGGATCATTCTTAATATTTTCCTTTTTGCGACCAAGTTTATTGCAGGTATTATCAGTGGTTCCATTTCTATTTTTGGTGACGCATTTAATAATCTGTCTGATGCAGCGTCATCTATAGTGACTTTTATCGGGTTTAAGCTTGCAGGAGAAGAAGCTGATGAGCAGCATCCTTTTGGCCATGGAAGACTTGAATATGTAGCTGGACTTATCGTGTCTCTTTTTATTATACTGACCGGATGTGAGGTTGCCAGAACTTCAGTAAATAAAATAATAAATCCTGAGCCGGTTGAATTTAATGCAACAATAGCAGTTATTCTCGTTGTTTCCATATTAGTGAAGCTTCTAATGTTTCAGGGAAATCTTCAGGCTGCTGATAAAATTGACTCTAAGACCTTGAAATCGGTTGCAATGGATAGTATTTCTGATGTGTTTACAACATCGGTTGTTCTTGCATCAAGTATTTTTGCATATAAGACGGGAATCATTGTTGATGGATATTTTGGTGTGTTTGTAGGCTTTTTTATCATTAAAACAGGATATGAATCTGCCAAAGATACCATAAATCCCCTTCTTGGTGAGCCACCAAGTAAGGAATTTGTTGAAGATGTCAAAAATATTGTTATGTCTCATGATGGAATTCTCGGAGTTCATGACCTGCTCGTGCATAACTATGGCCCGAGCAGAATAATAATGTCTCTCCATGTTGAAGTTCCTGATAATCAGAACATTGTTACTGTTCATGATCTGATAGATGATATTGAAAATGAGCTAAGACAAAAATACCATTGTACAGCAGTGATCCATATGGATCCTGTCAGCCTTCATGATGAAGAAACCGAAATGGAAAAGGCTTTTGTCAAATCTCTTTTAAATGGACTTGATCCTAAACTTAAGTTTCATGATCTTCGTTTAGTGCATTCTAACGAAGAGGAGAGAAGACTGTCTTTTGATGTCATCACTCCGTATAAGTATGATCTGTCTGATGATGATATAAAAAACTATCTCATAGAGCATATGAGAAATATTGATCCTCGCGTTACCTGTGACATAACAATTGATAAAGAGGATGCATAA
- a CDS encoding DUF4153 domain-containing protein gives MKIVGEIKNIYRETIKEHFASAAVFMLAMLIYAVNCGGTFNSFYNGILGDILNGSAFSLIGLSLGILLCEAFYLYKKNSDSQYKPFNAKTTAFYIIASLVAVLAFGQNYVVVNTDFVKEYLGDKSTLYTGLSADIFVFTLITLLCLSVFFFYKRSNENFEGYAAKAFCSLMKAELVYAIIAIGSALIVFAFDELIFDTYRLNLSERVQILLIGLVQFPCAVMALSRTKDSISQFGKIVLTYVLTILESIAFVIIYVYIIKILITWKFPSNEAFSILTGLFAAGIMIWTMALGCSQGFIRKYIRIMPFIYIPFIILQGMCLYMRVSEYGFTKSRYMGLALIVFEIVYFGIYTYRFFSEKDIISSVLFVIIIAAFIMLFFPKINMYSVVTASQRAVIEKCFKLGDDADNTLKSRAYEAFHAIKKDGGFAGNKYLEKKLSDEQIDILRSYSDISDDSSSDTFYVYSDRNVDKIDVSDYDELYYINKNYGSFYDESLDLNYDLEMLPLYNGDEVIGIVNLKPLADKFIELDKKDLSMESEHASELINEPVELMDGGILIISGLDFRGDYYDADCIKYIDLRGYVLK, from the coding sequence ATGAAAATCGTTGGGGAAATAAAGAATATCTATCGGGAGACTATTAAAGAGCATTTTGCATCAGCTGCTGTATTTATGCTTGCCATGCTAATTTATGCCGTAAATTGCGGAGGAACCTTTAACAGTTTTTATAACGGCATACTTGGAGACATACTTAATGGATCTGCATTTTCACTTATTGGACTGTCACTGGGAATCCTTTTGTGTGAAGCTTTTTATCTTTATAAAAAGAATTCAGATTCGCAGTACAAGCCATTTAACGCGAAAACTACAGCGTTTTATATTATAGCCTCTCTTGTGGCAGTATTAGCTTTTGGGCAGAATTACGTAGTTGTTAATACTGATTTTGTAAAAGAGTATTTAGGAGATAAGAGCACGCTTTATACAGGATTGTCTGCTGACATATTTGTATTTACGTTGATCACTCTTTTATGCCTTTCTGTTTTTTTCTTTTATAAAAGAAGTAATGAAAACTTTGAAGGTTATGCTGCAAAGGCTTTCTGCTCACTTATGAAAGCGGAACTTGTCTATGCTATTATTGCAATTGGATCTGCGCTTATTGTTTTTGCCTTCGATGAGCTTATTTTTGATACTTATAGACTTAATCTTTCTGAGAGAGTTCAGATTCTGCTGATCGGACTTGTTCAATTCCCCTGTGCAGTAATGGCTCTTTCCAGGACAAAAGATAGTATTTCTCAATTTGGCAAGATAGTTTTGACCTATGTTCTGACAATTTTAGAATCTATAGCTTTTGTGATTATCTATGTCTATATCATTAAGATTCTTATAACATGGAAGTTCCCTTCAAATGAAGCTTTTTCTATACTTACAGGTTTATTTGCCGCCGGGATCATGATCTGGACTATGGCTCTTGGGTGCAGCCAGGGATTCATCAGGAAGTACATCAGAATAATGCCCTTTATCTATATCCCATTCATTATTTTACAGGGAATGTGCCTGTATATGAGGGTGTCAGAATATGGCTTTACCAAATCAAGGTATATGGGGCTTGCACTTATTGTTTTTGAAATAGTGTATTTTGGTATTTACACTTATAGATTTTTTTCGGAAAAAGATATAATTTCAAGCGTTTTGTTTGTAATCATCATTGCGGCATTTATTATGCTCTTTTTCCCAAAGATCAATATGTATAGTGTAGTTACAGCCTCTCAGAGAGCAGTGATAGAGAAATGCTTTAAGCTTGGTGATGATGCGGATAATACGCTAAAGAGCAGGGCGTATGAAGCTTTTCATGCTATCAAAAAAGATGGCGGGTTTGCCGGAAACAAATATCTGGAGAAAAAACTCTCTGACGAGCAGATAGATATTCTGAGATCATATTCAGATATCAGTGATGATTCGAGTTCTGATACTTTTTATGTTTACTCTGACAGAAATGTGGATAAGATAGATGTTAGCGATTATGATGAGCTTTACTACATAAACAAGAATTATGGTAGCTTTTATGACGAAAGCCTTGATTTAAACTATGATCTTGAGATGCTTCCACTTTATAACGGCGATGAAGTTATTGGAATAGTAAATCTCAAGCCACTTGCAGATAAATTCATAGAACTTGATAAAAAAGATTTGTCTATGGAAAGTGAACATGCATCTGAACTTATAAATGAGCCTGTTGAGCTTATGGATGGAGGAATCCTTATTATCTCAGGGCTTGATTTTCGCGGCGATTATTATGACGCTGACTGTATTAAATATATTGATCTTAGAGGATATGTGCTGAAATAA
- the gpmI gene encoding 2,3-bisphosphoglycerate-independent phosphoglycerate mutase, with protein MRGSKPTVLLILDGYGLNDNPEGNAIAMAKTPVMDGLMKDYPFVKGYASGLAVGLPDGQMGNSEVGHMNMGAGRIVYQELTRITKSIEDGDFFTNEGLMTAINNCKEKNSALHLYGLVSDGGVHSHITHIYGLLELAKKNGLDKVFVHCFLDGRDTPPESGIDFVQQLEDKMKELGVGAIASISGRYYAMDRDNNYDRVEIAYNALTKGEGNKADSAHECMVASYKDGKTDEFVIPTVIMKNGAPVATIKDGDSIIFYNFRPDRAREITHCFCDDEFDKFARGKRPEVTYVCFTDYDPLIPNKEVAFKKVLLNNTFGEWLAAKGMKQARIAETEKYAHVTFFFNGGVEQPNEGEDRVLVNSPKDVATYDLKPQMSAPEVCEKIVNAINSQKYDVIIANFANPDMVGHTGVIPAAVQAIEVVDECVGKVVDAVKAQNGTMFICADHGNADMMIDYETGEPWTAHTTNPVPFILVNYDPAYTLKEGGCLADIIPTLIECMGEEQPAEMTGKSLLIKK; from the coding sequence ATGAGAGGTTCTAAGCCTACAGTTCTTTTGATTCTTGACGGATATGGTCTTAATGATAACCCTGAGGGAAATGCTATTGCTATGGCCAAGACTCCTGTAATGGATGGTCTTATGAAGGATTATCCTTTTGTTAAAGGATATGCCAGCGGTCTTGCAGTAGGTCTTCCTGATGGTCAGATGGGTAATTCAGAGGTTGGTCACATGAATATGGGTGCCGGCCGAATTGTTTATCAGGAGCTTACAAGAATTACCAAGTCTATCGAAGATGGTGATTTCTTTACTAATGAAGGTCTTATGACTGCAATTAATAACTGCAAGGAGAAAAATTCAGCTCTTCATTTATATGGTCTTGTTTCTGATGGCGGTGTTCATAGCCACATCACACATATTTATGGCCTCTTAGAGCTTGCCAAGAAGAACGGCCTTGATAAGGTATTCGTTCACTGCTTCCTTGATGGTAGAGATACTCCACCTGAGAGCGGAATTGATTTTGTTCAGCAGCTCGAAGACAAGATGAAAGAGCTTGGTGTTGGTGCTATTGCTTCTATCTCAGGTCGTTACTATGCAATGGATAGAGATAACAACTATGATCGTGTTGAGATTGCTTACAACGCACTTACAAAGGGCGAAGGAAATAAGGCTGATTCAGCACATGAGTGTATGGTTGCTTCTTACAAGGATGGTAAGACAGATGAGTTTGTTATCCCTACAGTTATCATGAAGAATGGTGCGCCTGTAGCAACTATCAAGGATGGCGATTCAATTATTTTCTATAACTTCCGTCCTGACAGAGCAAGAGAGATCACACATTGCTTCTGTGATGATGAATTTGATAAATTTGCAAGAGGTAAGAGACCTGAGGTTACTTACGTTTGCTTTACAGATTATGATCCACTTATCCCTAATAAGGAAGTTGCTTTCAAGAAGGTCCTTCTCAATAATACATTTGGAGAGTGGCTCGCAGCTAAGGGAATGAAGCAGGCTCGTATCGCAGAGACTGAGAAGTATGCTCATGTAACATTCTTCTTTAATGGTGGTGTTGAGCAGCCTAATGAGGGTGAAGACAGAGTACTTGTTAACAGCCCTAAGGATGTAGCAACATATGACCTTAAGCCTCAGATGAGTGCTCCTGAAGTATGTGAGAAGATTGTTAATGCTATCAACTCCCAGAAATATGATGTTATCATTGCTAATTTTGCTAACCCTGATATGGTAGGACACACAGGTGTCATTCCTGCAGCTGTTCAGGCTATTGAGGTTGTTGATGAGTGCGTGGGCAAGGTCGTTGATGCTGTTAAGGCTCAGAATGGCACAATGTTCATCTGTGCTGACCATGGTAATGCAGATATGATGATCGATTATGAGACAGGTGAGCCTTGGACAGCTCATACAACTAATCCTGTTCCATTTATTCTTGTTAACTATGATCCTGCATATACTCTTAAAGAGGGCGGATGCCTTGCTGATATCATTCCTACACTCATCGAGTGCATGGGTGAGGAGCAGCCTGCAGAGATGACTGGTAAGTCACTTCTTATCAAGAAGTAA
- the secG gene encoding preprotein translocase subunit SecG: MSVLGYIVGVIFMLICAALVVLVLAQEGKSQGLGAIQGTVENTYWGKNKGRSREGVLKKVTIILSVLFVVIAIVLNMNVL; encoded by the coding sequence GTGAGCGTTTTAGGTTATATTGTTGGTGTAATTTTTATGCTGATTTGTGCCGCTTTAGTAGTTCTGGTACTTGCACAGGAAGGCAAGAGTCAGGGACTTGGAGCAATTCAGGGAACAGTTGAGAATACATATTGGGGCAAGAACAAGGGCCGTTCAAGAGAGGGCGTACTCAAGAAGGTAACAATCATTCTTTCAGTTTTGTTTGTTGTTATTGCAATTGTTCTTAATATGAACGTTCTTTAA
- the smpB gene encoding SsrA-binding protein SmpB gives MAEDKARKLVANNKKAYHDYFIEEKYEAGIELFGTEVKSIRQGKCSIKEAWISIDKGEAFIMGMNVSPYEKGNIFNKDPLRVKKLLLHKAEIRKLDQQKMVQGYTLVPLEVYFKNGKVKVEVGLAKGKKLYDKRADMAKKDQQREALRDYKVSLR, from the coding sequence ATGGCAGAAGATAAGGCTAGGAAATTAGTAGCAAATAATAAAAAGGCGTACCATGATTATTTCATTGAAGAGAAGTACGAAGCCGGTATTGAGCTTTTTGGTACGGAGGTTAAGTCCATCAGACAGGGCAAATGCAGTATCAAGGAGGCGTGGATCAGCATTGATAAAGGCGAAGCTTTTATAATGGGAATGAATGTAAGCCCATATGAAAAAGGTAATATTTTCAATAAGGATCCTTTAAGGGTTAAGAAGCTTCTTTTGCATAAGGCTGAGATCAGAAAACTTGATCAGCAGAAGATGGTACAGGGATATACGCTTGTGCCTCTTGAAGTATACTTCAAAAATGGAAAAGTGAAGGTTGAAGTTGGCCTTGCTAAAGGTAAAAAGCTCTATGATAAGAGAGCAGACATGGCCAAGAAGGATCAGCAGAGAGAAGCACTTAGAGATTATAAAGTAAGTTTAAGATAA
- a CDS encoding methyl-accepting chemotaxis protein, whose protein sequence is MAKKMNNDNGQNGAQIGFMDSIKTKLICVMLLVVIIPLVVAVIVSYNTSTSKALEDAQTAQEWQAKYIEAAFDETIVVNMNMIKSIASNPTVIQYAVGGAGIPYDAVQSTLYEYDQVLNDGQNTSVTDETGMQIARGTGDFVNVAEREYFQEAIKGNEYISNIIVSKTTGDRMITFAAPIKFNDKIIGIVHRNYNLSHLHELLAAQAENAFVVDRTGMVAAHSQYEIAEGVHDEVDVSTSEFYTSGLASGYYKNKSKFGTNYNAYVKEPKSGFVVVVAQNADLIMSAARKSATIVIIIGVILTVVAAAISFIMARSFTEPIKALNESFAALSDGRFKRIDGFDVRKDEFGAISKATNSVIDTLNGIVSNIKESARGVGSSSEELSDMANQISQTAEDVSNAVQEIASGATQQADEIQSASENVGRIGDAVANVQNSSDDLSNIAQKMKEASEISSNSLTSLQDSSAEMTAKIEDISRTIGATQDAVNNISEKVEGITSIATQTNLLSLNASIEAARAGEAGKGFAVVAEEIGKLAEDSKAMADDIKKEMESLLEQSKAAVQAAEDVKQGNNDQQIALGETLDAVNGMLSDIGSTVEGVQLISEGAETCDNSKNAVVDTMSALSAISEENAASSEETGASMEELSATVTTLAGAANSLKDIAEQLNEEMKFFKDI, encoded by the coding sequence ATGGCTAAAAAAATGAACAATGATAACGGACAAAATGGTGCACAGATTGGCTTTATGGATAGTATCAAGACGAAACTGATTTGTGTAATGCTTCTTGTTGTTATTATTCCTTTGGTTGTAGCAGTAATAGTCAGCTACAATACTTCTACTAGTAAAGCTCTTGAGGATGCTCAGACGGCACAGGAATGGCAAGCCAAATATATAGAGGCTGCCTTTGATGAGACTATTGTAGTTAATATGAATATGATCAAGAGCATTGCATCTAATCCTACTGTGATCCAATATGCTGTAGGAGGAGCAGGTATTCCATATGATGCAGTTCAGTCTACTCTTTATGAATATGATCAGGTTTTAAATGATGGTCAGAACACTTCCGTCACAGATGAAACGGGAATGCAGATAGCAAGAGGAACCGGTGACTTTGTAAATGTTGCTGAAAGAGAGTATTTCCAGGAAGCTATTAAAGGAAATGAGTATATTTCCAATATCATAGTCAGCAAAACTACCGGTGACAGAATGATCACTTTTGCTGCACCTATTAAATTCAATGATAAAATAATTGGTATCGTTCATAGAAACTATAATCTTTCCCATCTGCACGAACTATTGGCAGCACAGGCGGAGAACGCTTTTGTTGTTGATAGAACAGGCATGGTTGCGGCTCATTCACAGTATGAAATCGCTGAAGGAGTTCATGATGAAGTAGATGTATCTACTTCAGAATTTTATACATCAGGCCTTGCATCAGGCTATTATAAAAACAAATCCAAATTTGGTACAAATTATAATGCATATGTTAAAGAGCCAAAATCAGGCTTTGTGGTTGTTGTAGCTCAGAATGCTGATTTAATAATGTCTGCAGCTAGAAAATCTGCTACTATCGTTATTATTATTGGTGTTATCTTAACTGTAGTAGCTGCTGCTATATCCTTCATAATGGCAAGAAGCTTTACTGAACCAATTAAGGCTCTTAATGAGTCGTTTGCAGCACTTTCTGATGGTAGATTCAAGAGGATCGATGGCTTTGATGTTCGTAAGGATGAGTTTGGTGCTATTTCAAAGGCTACAAATTCAGTTATAGATACCTTGAATGGCATAGTATCAAACATTAAAGAATCTGCAAGAGGTGTTGGTAGTTCTTCTGAAGAACTATCAGATATGGCAAATCAGATATCACAGACAGCAGAAGATGTTTCAAATGCAGTTCAGGAAATAGCATCAGGTGCTACTCAGCAGGCTGATGAAATTCAGAGTGCATCTGAGAATGTTGGAAGAATTGGCGATGCAGTTGCTAACGTTCAGAATTCTTCCGATGATCTTTCCAATATAGCTCAAAAGATGAAGGAAGCATCAGAAATTTCAAGTAATTCACTTACATCACTGCAGGATTCTTCAGCTGAGATGACAGCCAAGATTGAAGATATTTCAAGGACAATCGGAGCAACTCAGGATGCTGTTAATAATATTAGTGAGAAGGTAGAGGGTATTACATCTATCGCAACCCAGACAAATCTATTGTCTCTTAATGCTTCCATTGAGGCTGCAAGAGCAGGAGAAGCCGGTAAAGGATTTGCAGTTGTTGCAGAAGAAATCGGTAAGCTTGCAGAAGATTCTAAGGCGATGGCAGATGACATCAAGAAAGAGATGGAGTCACTTCTTGAACAGAGTAAAGCAGCAGTCCAGGCTGCTGAAGATGTTAAACAGGGTAATAACGATCAGCAGATTGCTCTTGGAGAAACGCTTGATGCAGTTAATGGAATGCTCTCAGACATCGGTAGTACCGTAGAAGGTGTTCAGCTTATTTCTGAAGGCGCTGAGACTTGCGATAATTCCAAGAATGCTGTTGTTGATACTATGAGTGCTCTTTCTGCAATTTCTGAAGAAAATGCAGCATCATCAGAAGAAACAGGAGCATCAATGGAAGAGCTTTCCGCTACAGTTACTACTTTGGCAGGAGCTGCTAATTCTCTTAAAGATATTGCTGAACAGCTCAACGAAGAGATGAAGTTCTTTAAGGACATTTAA
- the proB gene encoding glutamate 5-kinase produces MSVSKKRIVVKVGTSTITNESGNIDIRAIDHLCRAISGVENLGYDLVLVSSGAIAVGANKMRLQQKPQEIKLKQAAAAVGQTELMHLYDKLFGEYNRMVGQILLDNEDIADPVRSKNLRNTFDALLENHIIPIVNENDSVSHAEIESEKKLFSDNDMLSALVAVFCNASKLIIFSDIEGLYDGNPQTDPSAKLISRVEEITDELKSVASGSGSNRGTGGMITKLEAAELATSHGIDVLITNGKNPERLYDIIDKKKVGTLFVAREV; encoded by the coding sequence ATGAGTGTCAGCAAGAAGAGAATTGTAGTTAAAGTCGGAACATCAACAATTACCAATGAATCCGGAAATATTGATATCAGAGCGATAGACCATCTGTGCAGAGCAATTTCAGGCGTTGAGAATCTTGGATATGACCTTGTGCTTGTATCCTCCGGAGCTATTGCGGTTGGAGCCAACAAGATGAGACTTCAGCAAAAACCTCAGGAAATTAAGCTCAAACAGGCTGCTGCTGCAGTTGGACAGACAGAACTTATGCATTTATATGATAAGCTCTTTGGCGAGTACAACAGAATGGTAGGCCAGATACTGCTTGATAATGAGGATATTGCTGATCCTGTGAGAAGTAAGAACCTCAGGAACACATTTGATGCTCTTTTGGAAAACCATATTATTCCTATCGTCAATGAGAATGACTCAGTAAGCCATGCTGAGATTGAATCTGAAAAAAAGCTCTTTTCCGATAACGACATGTTATCAGCTCTTGTGGCAGTATTTTGCAATGCCAGTAAGCTCATTATTTTTTCTGATATAGAGGGATTGTATGACGGAAATCCTCAGACTGATCCAAGTGCCAAGCTTATCAGCAGAGTAGAGGAAATAACTGATGAGCTTAAATCGGTTGCGTCTGGATCGGGTTCTAACAGAGGAACCGGAGGTATGATCACCAAGCTTGAAGCGGCTGAACTTGCAACTTCTCATGGAATTGATGTTCTTATCACTAATGGCAAGAATCCTGAGCGCCTTTACGATATTATTGATAAAAAGAAGGTTGGAACGCTGTTTGTTGCCAGGGAAGTGTAA